The Desulfosporosinus acidiphilus SJ4 genome has a window encoding:
- a CDS encoding DUF2889 domain-containing protein, whose product MKALFNRHWYTEVRRNGDSLLEAQTSYVDTHREAAALLLVDSNSFRIREALWEEQRSSHPIRTRSLQVIPLLGAEAYFSSSGVLKETAAFLEDPLAVSLFAETIKGIIQSETFLLKERGYASEEDYEHQWINFYSGSCRYYSNLDRITKTWFDHIGESNRNGNLFIRFKTQSLSELGENRYLLLGNLSDSFHEVNVQLTLNGFTVEEADGVLLRSPDLVCRESSAMLSNLCGIPLKKINKKELANILGNGQGCVHLIDLVYDCAQILKFAWLEKYPPQL is encoded by the coding sequence ATGAAGGCTCTTTTTAATCGCCATTGGTATACTGAAGTGCGAAGAAATGGTGATAGTTTACTCGAGGCACAGACCAGTTATGTTGACACGCACCGAGAAGCTGCAGCACTACTGCTGGTTGATAGTAATTCGTTCAGAATAAGAGAAGCATTATGGGAGGAGCAAAGATCATCTCATCCCATTCGTACTCGCTCACTCCAAGTCATACCCCTGCTTGGTGCAGAAGCTTATTTTAGCTCCTCTGGTGTCCTGAAAGAAACAGCTGCTTTTCTCGAAGACCCACTTGCGGTGTCTCTCTTTGCTGAAACAATTAAAGGAATTATTCAATCCGAAACGTTTCTCCTCAAGGAACGAGGCTATGCTTCCGAAGAAGATTATGAACACCAATGGATTAACTTCTATTCAGGCTCCTGCCGCTACTATAGCAATTTAGACAGAATCACGAAAACTTGGTTTGACCATATCGGAGAAAGTAACCGCAATGGAAATTTATTTATACGGTTCAAAACACAAAGTCTTTCTGAACTAGGGGAGAACCGTTATTTATTACTTGGTAATTTAAGTGATTCTTTCCACGAGGTTAACGTACAGCTAACGTTAAATGGTTTTACTGTTGAAGAGGCGGATGGAGTTCTTTTAAGATCTCCGGATTTGGTTTGCCGCGAGTCCTCAGCAATGCTGTCCAATCTCTGCGGCATCCCCTTAAAAAAAATAAATAAGAAAGAACTCGCTAATATTCTAGGGAATGGGCAAGGATGTGTACACCTCATTGATTTAGTCTATGATTGCGCTCAAATCTTGAAATTCGCCTGGTTAGAAAAATACCCGCCACAACTCTAA
- a CDS encoding PilZ domain-containing protein: protein MPDKEDARSDVRLTYNTIIQCTKCISEGKVVVYAPLLEIQVMNISREGLCITTEVEFKEGALLEFDITLGDTLYKSISARVLWSIKDEDRYRYGMHINYISGKLSRHIYQIENRLFTSV, encoded by the coding sequence ATGCCGGATAAAGAAGATGCGCGCAGTGATGTGAGACTAACTTATAATACAATAATTCAGTGTACGAAATGTATTTCGGAAGGAAAGGTAGTTGTTTATGCCCCCCTTTTAGAAATACAGGTTATGAATATTTCAAGAGAAGGTTTGTGTATTACCACGGAAGTTGAATTTAAGGAAGGGGCTCTCCTTGAATTTGATATAACATTAGGAGATACATTGTATAAATCGATCTCGGCAAGAGTTTTATGGTCTATAAAGGATGAAGATAGATATAGATATGGAATGCATATTAATTACATATCCGGAAAATTGAGCAGACATATTTATCAAATAGAAAATCGGCTTTTTACGAGTGTTTGA
- a CDS encoding RluA family pseudouridine synthase produces the protein MRSYYSYAVTEKHQGLTVEAYLKQVLSYSGRTLQKLTRQRGILLNKKTTFLQKHVKSGDILQVLSFEDTSYGVVPEPGPIEILYEDSFLIVLNKPSGLLVHPAGQTSHGTLSNYLACHYQQQGAIHAIRPLHRLDRETSGCILFAKDSHTQTQLETLLKEGRIKRTYQAIVSGIVDPPSGTITLPIGPHPTKPNRRAVGPVGDQAVTHYETIRNYPGYSLLKLTLETGRTHQIRVHLSHLGHPIVGDRMYGKGSMLIAGQALHAAALTFPHPSEQRIISLEAPFPADYLRVLEKLILNDTNLL, from the coding sequence ATGAGATCGTATTATTCGTATGCGGTAACCGAGAAACATCAGGGCCTGACGGTTGAGGCTTATTTAAAGCAAGTTCTCAGTTACTCGGGAAGAACCCTTCAGAAACTGACTCGGCAAAGGGGAATTTTACTGAACAAAAAAACCACCTTTCTTCAGAAGCATGTTAAATCCGGAGATATTCTACAAGTCCTCTCCTTTGAGGATACATCGTATGGGGTGGTACCGGAGCCAGGACCCATCGAAATATTGTATGAAGACAGTTTTTTGATTGTCCTCAACAAACCCTCTGGACTCTTGGTACATCCTGCAGGGCAAACTTCCCATGGAACGTTAAGCAACTACCTTGCCTGCCATTATCAGCAGCAAGGAGCAATTCATGCAATTCGCCCACTCCATCGCTTAGACAGAGAAACCTCCGGGTGCATCCTATTTGCCAAAGACAGTCATACTCAAACCCAATTAGAGACGCTTCTTAAAGAAGGAAGGATAAAACGAACTTACCAGGCTATTGTAAGTGGAATTGTCGATCCTCCAAGCGGAACAATCACTCTGCCTATTGGCCCACATCCTACTAAACCGAACCGCAGGGCTGTAGGCCCTGTCGGAGACCAGGCAGTTACCCATTACGAGACAATTCGAAACTATCCTGGTTACTCTCTGCTAAAACTAACACTGGAAACCGGCAGAACACATCAAATCCGAGTTCATTTGAGTCATTTAGGTCACCCGATCGTTGGGGACAGAATGTACGGAAAGGGTTCAATGCTTATTGCCGGCCAAGCTCTACATGCGGCTGCCCTGACCTTTCCCCATCCTTCTGAACAAAGAATAATTTCCTTAGAAGCGCCGTTTCCGGCAGATTATTTACGTGTCCTTGAAAAACTTATCCTCAATGACACTAATCTCCTCTAA
- a CDS encoding DUF1848 family protein: MKAISDLAGENGMEIYSCAETVDLESCNISPGKCIDDQYIRSVFGVKAASVKDKSQRLECGCIPSKDIGVYDTCLYYCAYCYAGTFRSGEDKRHFLDSPSLIGRYEVPTGEHF; this comes from the coding sequence ATGAAAGCCATCTCCGATCTTGCCGGAGAAAACGGCATGGAGATATATAGCTGTGCAGAAACTGTTGATTTGGAGTCTTGCAATATCTCACCAGGAAAATGTATCGATGATCAATATATACGAAGTGTATTTGGCGTTAAGGCGGCAAGTGTTAAAGATAAGTCACAACGATTAGAGTGTGGGTGTATTCCGAGCAAAGATATAGGGGTTTATGACACATGTCTTTATTACTGTGCTTATTGCTATGCCGGAACGTTTAGATCCGGAGAAGATAAACGCCATTTTTTGGACTCACCATCCCTGATTGGCAGATACGAAGTACCTACGGGCGAGCACTTTTAG
- a CDS encoding glycosyl hydrolase family 18 protein translates to MKRYLTLLLISFIILCQALVGCTGSKGQPPLAEASRKEALSSVVLGFYTDSQNAKESMLSNIKKLNEVAFFWYTFDGTGLIKRAGNVDLGLKATVQKDGVKAYALVHNMGAGGFNSQLAHQVLANGTSRSKFINNLVDLSIKEDWDGISIDLEKIPDNDRSNYSAFLDQLHTALKAKNKILNVSIPAKYQDDPNDLWTGAFDYTAVGQAADQIVLMTYEEHGIGTTQGPIASQGWVNRVIDFASSKIPKEKIIMGLPVYASDWASNSPTVPSYLTYAKATSIASGHKVSILYDRTQQVPHFAYTVGNVRHEVYLEDVRSLTAKLSLAKNTHLQGVAIWRLGIEDPALWTKVLEGYGKG, encoded by the coding sequence ATGAAAAGGTATCTGACGTTGCTATTGATAAGTTTCATAATTCTATGTCAGGCTCTCGTGGGTTGTACAGGTTCCAAGGGCCAACCTCCGCTGGCAGAGGCCTCACGTAAAGAAGCGTTAAGTTCAGTAGTTTTAGGTTTTTATACAGATTCTCAGAATGCCAAAGAATCTATGCTGAGTAACATTAAAAAGCTCAATGAAGTAGCATTTTTTTGGTACACCTTCGATGGCACCGGCCTAATCAAGCGAGCCGGTAATGTTGATTTAGGTCTTAAGGCTACTGTCCAAAAAGACGGGGTCAAAGCTTACGCTTTAGTCCATAATATGGGGGCCGGAGGGTTTAACTCTCAATTGGCCCATCAAGTGTTGGCAAATGGAACCAGTCGTTCTAAGTTTATAAATAATCTGGTTGACTTGAGTATTAAAGAAGATTGGGATGGAATATCAATTGACCTCGAGAAAATCCCTGATAACGATCGGAGTAATTACTCTGCTTTTTTAGATCAATTACATACCGCACTAAAGGCAAAAAATAAGATTCTTAATGTCTCAATTCCTGCAAAATATCAGGATGATCCAAACGATCTTTGGACAGGTGCTTTCGATTATACTGCCGTTGGACAGGCGGCAGATCAGATAGTTTTAATGACCTATGAAGAACATGGTATAGGAACAACGCAAGGCCCTATTGCTTCCCAAGGCTGGGTCAATAGAGTTATTGATTTCGCAAGCAGTAAAATTCCTAAGGAAAAAATTATTATGGGACTGCCTGTTTATGCCAGTGATTGGGCTTCGAACAGCCCTACTGTACCCAGTTACCTTACTTATGCCAAAGCTACGAGTATAGCGAGTGGGCATAAAGTGAGTATTCTGTATGATAGGACTCAACAGGTTCCGCATTTTGCTTATACAGTTGGCAATGTGCGTCACGAAGTATATTTAGAGGATGTTCGCAGCCTCACAGCAAAACTTAGTCTTGCGAAGAATACTCACTTGCAAGGTGTTGCCATTTGGCGATTAGGAATCGAGGATCCGGCGTTATGGACGAAGGTGTTAGAAGGGTATGGGAAAGGTTGA
- a CDS encoding response regulator transcription factor, producing MEDAKLTEMERLVLKELVNGGSNKIIAQKLFLSEKTVKNHLSSIYKKLNVKNRTNAAVKCIESPLLMLG from the coding sequence GTGGAGGACGCTAAATTAACAGAAATGGAGAGGCTCGTCCTGAAGGAGCTAGTTAATGGAGGTTCTAATAAAATTATTGCTCAAAAGCTATTCTTGAGTGAAAAGACTGTTAAAAACCATCTTTCGAGTATTTATAAAAAGTTAAATGTGAAAAATCGCACGAATGCCGCCGTAAAGTGTATTGAGTCCCCCCTCTTAATGCTTGGTTAA
- a CDS encoding DUF1385 domain-containing protein codes for MAVIGGRAHINGVTFATNTHVVRGRLTQGTVSISVRQLPGIRLFKLMDKVPFLRGVSSLARLNLKLFLEIILFLAIPWERIFPVSDFSGFDSIWACLAAYIMVLLILVVLLRRLWQFHGAEHKAFNSYTNGDDLTIMSVRTASRISNRCGTNMAVIAIPLAILLSFITMPLPLIVMVLAISYEVFNRNFQRYHFKPIAYIAEFIQKYIVTAEPTEEQILLATATLSRAIEYS; via the coding sequence TTGGCGGTTATAGGAGGGCGCGCACATATAAATGGGGTTACCTTTGCCACTAACACACATGTTGTTCGCGGAAGGCTAACCCAAGGAACTGTCTCCATAAGTGTACGTCAATTACCGGGGATACGACTATTTAAGCTGATGGATAAGGTTCCTTTCCTTCGCGGAGTCTCTTCATTGGCAAGGCTTAATCTTAAGCTGTTCCTGGAAATTATCCTCTTCCTTGCTATACCATGGGAGCGGATTTTTCCTGTTAGCGATTTTAGTGGTTTTGACTCAATTTGGGCCTGTCTCGCTGCCTATATTATGGTCCTTTTAATTTTAGTAGTATTATTGAGACGCCTTTGGCAGTTTCATGGAGCAGAGCACAAAGCCTTTAATAGTTATACTAACGGAGACGATCTTACAATAATGAGTGTTAGAACAGCCAGCCGGATTTCTAATCGTTGCGGGACAAATATGGCTGTTATTGCAATCCCTCTAGCTATTTTACTATCGTTTATAACCATGCCATTGCCATTAATAGTAATGGTGTTAGCGATTAGTTATGAGGTTTTCAATCGGAACTTTCAAAGATATCATTTTAAACCGATAGCATATATTGCTGAATTTATTCAGAAATATATCGTTACTGCGGAACCCACCGAAGAACAGATACTTCTAGCGACAGCTACTCTGTCTCGAGCAATAGAGTATAGTTAG
- a CDS encoding ATP-binding protein translates to MKRKIITINQELCNGCKLCINACHEGALQLVDGKAKLISESYCDGLGDCLPECPAGAITLEERETVEYDEEAVKEHLNRNMAQQNFTLASASPSTEFPSQLSHWPCQLKLVSVDAPYLDNAHLLLAADCTAFAYSNIHQEFMQGKVTLIACPKLDSVDYSEKLTEIFKRHPISSITILKMEVPCCGGLVNAAKKALANSGKSIPDNVITISTNGRIII, encoded by the coding sequence ATGAAACGAAAAATAATTACGATAAACCAGGAACTTTGCAACGGATGTAAACTCTGTATTAATGCCTGTCATGAGGGAGCTTTGCAATTAGTAGATGGTAAAGCAAAACTTATCTCTGAAAGCTATTGCGACGGTCTCGGTGACTGTCTGCCCGAGTGCCCCGCCGGGGCTATTACCCTAGAAGAACGTGAAACTGTCGAATATGATGAAGAGGCAGTCAAAGAGCATTTGAATAGAAATATGGCACAGCAAAATTTCACTTTAGCATCGGCTTCTCCGAGCACAGAATTCCCATCTCAGCTTTCACATTGGCCATGCCAGCTAAAATTAGTTTCCGTCGATGCCCCCTACTTGGATAACGCTCATTTATTACTAGCTGCGGACTGCACTGCTTTTGCTTATTCAAATATTCACCAAGAATTCATGCAGGGCAAAGTTACCTTAATTGCCTGTCCGAAACTAGATAGCGTCGACTACTCCGAAAAATTAACCGAAATTTTTAAACGACATCCTATAAGTAGTATTACGATCTTAAAAATGGAAGTCCCCTGCTGCGGTGGGCTTGTCAATGCCGCAAAAAAGGCGTTGGCTAACAGTGGTAAGTCAATTCCCGATAATGTCATTACCATCTCGACAAATGGTAGAATCATAATATAG
- a CDS encoding peptidase U32 family protein encodes MKILAPVTSLDEAKTLISEGAEELYCGLQPFNWGTVFGDGFWLNRRGPGRGNLTQIEELSELIAMAHLCNVKVFLTLNQFVFSDVLYQEIVRLVRGVYSICSPDALIIGDPGLMKIIKEKVPEAKLHASSMGAILNTEAAKFFRDSGATRIIFPRYMDLETMSRIIQEIGPEMEYEAFILNDGCIFEEAYCFVNHAFGGAICHNPHWSYKVYDQNGRVGKEENLSFSEHLMNYREFIYIGIRNMGESMSPKGDPMGMCGLCALPELKAMGVCSLKIVGRESPLKKKTASVRLLKRSLDILEGEENPEILRLCFQMMRGIPKLCNCKYMCYYRE; translated from the coding sequence ATGAAAATTCTAGCTCCTGTAACGTCACTTGATGAGGCAAAGACACTGATTTCGGAAGGAGCCGAAGAACTCTATTGTGGTTTGCAACCCTTTAATTGGGGTACTGTTTTCGGAGATGGATTTTGGTTGAACCGGCGAGGCCCTGGACGAGGGAATTTGACTCAAATTGAAGAACTGTCCGAACTCATTGCCATGGCTCATCTTTGCAATGTTAAGGTCTTCCTAACGCTCAATCAATTCGTATTTTCAGATGTTCTGTATCAAGAAATTGTAAGATTGGTTCGAGGAGTTTATTCGATTTGCAGCCCTGATGCCCTGATTATAGGAGACCCTGGGCTGATGAAAATAATCAAGGAGAAAGTCCCGGAAGCTAAACTTCATGCGAGCAGTATGGGCGCAATTTTAAATACAGAGGCTGCCAAGTTTTTTCGGGATTCAGGTGCAACAAGAATTATTTTTCCCAGATATATGGATTTGGAGACTATGTCTCGTATCATTCAAGAGATAGGTCCCGAGATGGAGTATGAAGCTTTTATCCTTAATGATGGTTGTATTTTCGAAGAGGCTTATTGTTTTGTCAATCATGCTTTCGGTGGAGCAATTTGCCATAATCCACATTGGTCATATAAAGTCTACGATCAAAATGGGAGGGTGGGAAAGGAAGAGAATCTTTCTTTTTCCGAGCATCTTATGAATTACCGGGAATTCATTTATATTGGGATCAGAAACATGGGGGAAAGTATGAGTCCTAAAGGAGATCCCATGGGTATGTGTGGCCTTTGCGCTTTACCGGAACTTAAAGCCATGGGTGTCTGCTCACTTAAGATTGTCGGGAGAGAATCACCTCTCAAAAAGAAAACAGCAAGCGTCAGGTTATTGAAAAGATCATTAGATATCCTCGAAGGTGAGGAAAATCCGGAAATTCTTAGGCTGTGCTTTCAAATGATGCGTGGTATTCCTAAATTATGTAATTGTAAATATATGTGTTATTATCGTGAGTAA
- a CDS encoding cell wall-binding repeat-containing protein, with product MKKTNKALASLAIAGMALSAVPYNAFAATTVPTRLAGTTAEQTAVAIADQTGWTGAAVLASSTSYGMVDALTAGPLASFLKAPILLQGAGNTLNADTKAELQKLQVKTVYVTSGTAVISQSVLDQLSGMGISVVSLGGNDRFETSANIAKEMIKLGASVSKVAVAYGWSNQDALSIASIASAANEPILLTEKDSVPSSVQSFLASNSNITSSDVIGGTGVISDAVKADFPNATRHFGTTAYDTNNQVIQDFSSSLKFDNVYVANGNTGIDALAGAPLAAQTNSAIVLTDGTVPAAATFVHSKLGSNGVVTALGGTAVVSDAVRTGIESGTTTPAQGDLAVTSVNAVSADAIQVKFNQAPADTSKVAFTVTNSGVPVTVSATWNSDNTVATLNNSANFAEGTYSVDVKTDSTDLGSSNVTISQQKIAKINITSSKLAITQDGIGYASFTVLDQYGNDITSSYLANNITFQTGAGTITVPTTGVLKVTPNASTNLITFPTVGITGYDSTSGVSASATLATSTALGTLSSITLNNLTNANNAALTAADTSDTWYINYSAKDMSGNDTTDYSLVSGGLILSGANNDQLSSSSPYVTAKVVRDPSDSNKAAIQVTVSSDNIQNDLPVTITAMSYQGAPSTLNLTLKKQSAVDSFNLMAPSYNIASGELKEIPFTAYDQNGKQLTKYSDLAGNVTLSGFDGSGSDASEVGFQRNPDGTASLFVRATTVSGTSNQSVPQILTASTSTGKFSTITLNIQPAAKADTFSLDNTKVITAMQEGANERLDFGENYGGLAVKDQYGRTMDMTGLTGNAGNYEVVATTTGSALSLNGIESDKTTTTANAIASGGQGIEVVAGSNLADSVSRTQTVNFYLINKADESAVLGGDTSKAIDSQSVTFSVVKNSDISDYSIDSVANPIYAFDSNAGSAITAQQDDWSANPYVYGKTSGGAKVMMAPGFVQGAYVDDTKDFSVETNVTGSKSAATNAYDTVKVVGLKLDPTVSSAKANLTVTIKGADGLIHTVTTPISSSSVDPVAKTIAVHSDTTKGMHLSDDGNTIYIDNATAMTNELSNGALLQRNNTDETNTGRKDIYFYATDSYGSKGMNLANVYVVDSGTVNGSSATPLFTIANGKVDTNSLTNKGDYVVLSGVTTDGLVATVKIVKNY from the coding sequence ATGAAAAAGACTAATAAGGCTTTAGCTTCTTTAGCAATCGCAGGTATGGCATTAAGCGCAGTTCCTTACAATGCTTTCGCTGCTACTACCGTTCCTACCCGCTTAGCCGGTACTACTGCTGAGCAAACCGCTGTCGCCATTGCTGATCAAACCGGCTGGACAGGTGCTGCTGTTCTGGCTTCATCCACTTCTTACGGCATGGTTGACGCTCTGACTGCTGGACCTCTTGCTTCTTTCCTCAAAGCTCCTATCCTTCTTCAAGGGGCCGGAAATACCTTAAACGCTGACACCAAAGCTGAACTCCAAAAGCTTCAAGTGAAAACCGTTTATGTAACCAGCGGAACGGCTGTCATCAGCCAATCGGTTCTTGATCAATTATCCGGCATGGGCATCTCTGTTGTTTCTCTCGGCGGAAACGACCGTTTTGAAACCTCTGCCAACATCGCTAAGGAAATGATCAAACTTGGTGCTTCAGTCTCTAAAGTAGCTGTTGCTTATGGCTGGTCAAACCAAGACGCTCTTTCCATTGCTTCCATCGCTTCCGCTGCCAACGAACCTATTCTTTTGACTGAAAAAGATTCCGTACCTTCCAGTGTACAATCTTTCTTAGCTTCAAATTCTAATATTACGTCTTCAGATGTCATTGGTGGTACAGGCGTAATCAGCGATGCTGTGAAAGCAGACTTCCCGAATGCTACCCGCCACTTCGGAACCACTGCTTATGACACCAATAACCAAGTCATCCAAGACTTCAGCTCATCTTTGAAATTTGACAACGTCTATGTCGCCAATGGCAATACCGGCATCGATGCTCTTGCTGGCGCACCTCTTGCAGCTCAAACCAACTCTGCTATCGTCCTCACCGACGGAACGGTTCCCGCGGCTGCAACCTTTGTTCACAGTAAGCTCGGCTCGAATGGTGTTGTAACGGCTCTTGGCGGAACCGCTGTGGTTTCCGATGCTGTTCGTACTGGCATTGAATCCGGCACAACAACCCCTGCACAAGGTGATTTAGCTGTCACTTCTGTAAATGCTGTTAGCGCTGATGCTATACAAGTAAAATTCAATCAAGCTCCTGCTGACACCTCTAAAGTTGCCTTTACTGTTACCAATTCAGGTGTTCCTGTAACTGTAAGCGCTACTTGGAATTCCGACAATACGGTCGCTACACTGAACAATTCTGCTAACTTCGCTGAAGGAACTTATAGTGTTGACGTGAAGACTGACTCTACGGATCTTGGCTCAAGCAATGTTACCATCAGCCAGCAAAAAATTGCTAAGATTAACATTACTTCCAGTAAACTTGCTATTACTCAAGATGGTATAGGTTATGCTAGCTTTACGGTTCTCGACCAATATGGAAATGATATTACCAGCAGCTATCTTGCTAATAATATCACCTTCCAAACGGGTGCCGGAACCATCACTGTCCCAACAACGGGCGTACTGAAAGTAACTCCAAACGCTTCTACGAATCTTATTACCTTCCCGACAGTGGGCATCACAGGTTATGATTCAACTTCCGGAGTTTCCGCCAGTGCAACATTGGCAACTTCTACGGCTCTTGGAACCTTAAGCAGCATTACACTTAATAACTTGACGAATGCTAACAATGCAGCTCTTACCGCTGCTGATACCAGTGACACTTGGTATATTAATTACAGTGCTAAAGATATGAGTGGCAACGATACAACGGATTATAGCCTTGTTAGCGGCGGCTTGATCTTAAGCGGAGCTAATAATGATCAATTGTCATCTTCCAGCCCCTATGTAACAGCAAAAGTCGTAAGAGATCCTTCGGACAGCAACAAAGCTGCAATTCAAGTGACCGTATCCAGTGACAACATTCAGAACGATCTTCCTGTAACCATCACCGCTATGAGTTACCAAGGAGCTCCTTCAACCTTAAATCTGACCTTGAAGAAACAGTCCGCTGTTGATTCCTTCAACTTAATGGCTCCTTCCTATAATATTGCTTCCGGCGAACTTAAAGAGATTCCATTTACCGCCTATGATCAAAATGGAAAACAACTCACCAAATATTCCGATCTGGCAGGCAACGTTACTTTGAGTGGTTTCGACGGCAGTGGCTCTGATGCCTCTGAAGTAGGATTCCAACGTAATCCCGATGGAACTGCCAGCTTATTTGTCAGAGCAACCACGGTTTCAGGCACTTCAAATCAAAGTGTTCCTCAAATCCTTACCGCAAGCACTTCAACCGGCAAATTCAGCACCATCACCTTGAATATTCAACCGGCCGCTAAAGCTGATACCTTCTCCTTAGACAACACAAAAGTCATTACTGCAATGCAGGAAGGTGCTAACGAGCGCTTAGACTTTGGCGAAAACTATGGTGGCTTAGCTGTTAAGGATCAATATGGCCGTACCATGGATATGACAGGTCTCACAGGTAATGCCGGCAACTATGAAGTTGTCGCTACCACAACCGGAAGTGCTCTGAGCTTAAACGGCATTGAATCCGACAAAACCACTACCACGGCCAATGCTATAGCAAGCGGCGGACAAGGTATCGAAGTAGTAGCAGGCAGCAATCTTGCGGATTCTGTAAGCAGAACCCAAACTGTTAACTTCTACTTGATCAACAAAGCTGATGAATCGGCAGTACTCGGCGGCGATACAAGCAAAGCCATCGATTCTCAATCTGTAACCTTCTCAGTTGTGAAAAACAGCGATATCAGCGACTACTCAATTGATTCCGTTGCTAATCCGATCTACGCTTTTGACTCCAATGCGGGCAGTGCTATTACCGCACAACAAGATGATTGGTCAGCTAATCCTTATGTCTATGGAAAGACATCCGGCGGAGCAAAAGTAATGATGGCACCTGGCTTTGTACAAGGCGCATATGTTGACGACACTAAAGACTTCTCCGTTGAAACTAACGTAACAGGTTCCAAATCTGCGGCTACCAATGCCTATGATACTGTAAAAGTAGTTGGATTAAAATTAGATCCCACAGTATCCAGCGCAAAAGCTAATTTAACAGTAACTATTAAAGGTGCTGATGGTTTAATCCACACCGTAACAACACCGATCAGTTCTTCAAGCGTAGATCCGGTAGCTAAAACAATTGCTGTCCACAGCGACACAACAAAAGGTATGCACCTGTCTGATGATGGAAATACCATCTATATTGACAATGCAACCGCTATGACGAATGAGCTGAGTAATGGCGCTCTGTTACAACGCAATAACACAGATGAAACTAACACCGGCCGCAAAGATATCTACTTCTATGCTACAGATTCTTATGGTTCTAAGGGTATGAATCTAGCAAATGTTTATGTGGTAGACAGCGGAACAGTTAACGGATCCTCTGCAACTCCATTGTTCACCATTGCAAACGGAAAAGTTGATACCAACAGTTTGACAAACAAAGGTGATTATGTCGTTCTGTCCGGTGTAACCACAGACGGTTTAGTGGCTACTGTCAAGATCGTTAAAAACTACTAA